One stretch of Cyanobacteria bacterium GSL.Bin1 DNA includes these proteins:
- a CDS encoding PspA/IM30 family protein, with translation MGLFDRISRVVRANVNDLVSKAEDPEKMLEQALVDMNEDLVQLRQAVAKAIAAERRSRKQYEEQQSEANKWQQRAQLALSKGQEDLARQALQRKKSAADAAAALKPQVDQQKSQVDTLKKSLIALESKISEAKTKKEMLGARMKAAKANQQLQEQVGNLSGSSAMGAFERMEEKVMEMEASGQAAAELVGGGGGIEDQFAQLESGSDVDDELAAMKAQLSGSSQNQQALPEGDQQSNQQNQDAVSDSEMDAELEALRRQLDG, from the coding sequence ATGGGACTATTTGATCGCATCAGTCGGGTTGTACGCGCCAATGTTAATGATCTCGTCAGTAAAGCGGAAGACCCCGAAAAAATGTTGGAACAGGCACTGGTGGATATGAATGAAGACTTGGTGCAACTCCGCCAAGCCGTTGCCAAAGCCATTGCTGCTGAACGTCGGAGTCGGAAACAGTACGAAGAGCAACAATCCGAAGCTAATAAATGGCAACAAAGGGCGCAACTTGCCTTGAGTAAAGGGCAAGAAGACCTCGCTCGGCAAGCCCTGCAACGAAAAAAATCCGCTGCTGATGCTGCTGCTGCGCTGAAACCACAAGTCGATCAACAAAAATCGCAAGTTGACACTTTGAAAAAATCTTTGATTGCCTTAGAAAGCAAAATTTCGGAAGCAAAAACGAAAAAAGAAATGCTGGGCGCACGCATGAAAGCAGCGAAAGCGAACCAGCAACTGCAAGAACAAGTGGGCAACTTAAGTGGTAGTAGTGCCATGGGTGCGTTTGAACGCATGGAAGAAAAAGTGATGGAAATGGAAGCTTCTGGACAAGCCGCAGCCGAACTTGTTGGTGGTGGAGGCGGTATTGAAGACCAGTTTGCTCAACTCGAATCGGGTAGTGATGTTGATGATGAATTAGCGGCGATGAAAGCCCAATTATCTGGTTCATCCCAAAATCAGCAGGCTTTACCAGAAGGCGATCAACAAAGCAATCAACAAAATCAGGATGCAGTGAGCGATAGCGAAATGGATGCCGAGTTAGAAGCACTGCGTAGACAATTAGATGGTTAG
- a CDS encoding thioredoxin fold domain-containing protein: MSNLISTTDSQIAEEISQAGQPVLLYFWADWCGPCRLVSPSVEALANEYSEQVKVLKLEVDPNPEAVKTYQVEGVPALRFIQNGEVQWSHEGAITKDHLKASIDQYL, translated from the coding sequence ATGAGTAACTTAATTTCAACAACGGATTCTCAAATTGCTGAAGAAATTTCCCAAGCTGGACAGCCAGTGCTTTTATATTTTTGGGCGGATTGGTGTGGTCCTTGTCGTCTGGTTTCGCCGTCAGTGGAAGCACTGGCCAATGAATATAGCGAGCAAGTAAAAGTCCTCAAGCTGGAAGTTGACCCCAATCCAGAAGCGGTAAAAACTTATCAAGTGGAAGGAGTCCCGGCCTTGAGATTCATTCAAAATGGCGAGGTTCAGTGGTCTCATGAAGGGGCAATCACCAAAGATCATTTAAAAGCAAGTATCGATCAGTATCTTTGA
- a CDS encoding LL-diaminopimelate aminotransferase, whose translation MKFAQRLQPLRRNVFADMDAAKARAKAAGKEIIDLSLGSSDLPAGDHVLEAIKNSLYDPSTHGYALFHSTQPFREAVATWFETKYGVPVDPETEVLTLIGCQEGTAHLPLALLDPGDIALLQDPSYPSHSGGIHLAGGEIYWLPTLAENQFLPVFADIPPDVREKAQMMVLSYPHNPTTALAPLSFFEEAVQFCKANEIALVHDFPYGDMVFSGSPPAPSVLQADRNKEIAIEFFTFSKSYNMGGFRIAFAVGNQGLILGLRQVKAVVDFNQYRGILNGAIAALTGPQASIQKTVDTFEHRRDVFVKALNQIGWEVPTPAATMYLWAKLPESWQGNSMDFGTQLVEATGVAVAPGSGFGQAGEGYVRMALVQDAAKLEAAATKIAKFLQHS comes from the coding sequence ATAAAATTTGCGCAACGTCTCCAACCGCTACGTCGCAATGTTTTTGCTGATATGGACGCGGCAAAAGCAAGAGCTAAAGCTGCTGGTAAGGAAATTATTGATCTGTCTTTGGGGTCGTCTGATTTACCAGCCGGCGATCATGTTTTAGAAGCGATTAAGAATTCTCTTTATGATCCCAGCACCCACGGTTATGCCCTATTTCATAGTACCCAGCCGTTTCGAGAAGCAGTTGCCACTTGGTTTGAAACTAAATATGGTGTGCCCGTTGATCCGGAAACAGAAGTTCTAACCCTGATTGGGTGTCAAGAGGGAACCGCACATCTCCCTCTTGCTTTACTTGATCCCGGCGATATTGCTTTGTTACAAGATCCCAGTTATCCCTCTCATTCTGGTGGGATTCATTTAGCCGGGGGTGAAATTTATTGGTTGCCCACTTTGGCAGAAAATCAGTTTTTGCCCGTGTTTGCAGATATTCCGCCAGACGTGCGAGAAAAAGCACAGATGATGGTGCTGAGTTATCCTCATAATCCCACAACAGCACTCGCTCCTTTATCGTTTTTTGAAGAAGCGGTACAGTTTTGTAAAGCGAATGAAATCGCGCTCGTTCATGATTTTCCTTATGGGGATATGGTCTTTTCGGGATCACCTCCTGCCCCTTCTGTGTTACAAGCAGACCGCAATAAGGAAATTGCCATCGAGTTTTTCACGTTTTCTAAGTCGTATAATATGGGGGGCTTTCGCATTGCCTTTGCCGTGGGGAATCAAGGGTTAATTCTCGGTTTGCGACAAGTGAAAGCTGTAGTCGATTTTAACCAATATCGGGGCATTCTCAACGGCGCGATCGCGGCGTTAACCGGTCCGCAAGCAAGCATCCAGAAAACGGTGGACACCTTTGAACACCGCCGAGATGTTTTTGTGAAAGCTTTAAATCAAATTGGTTGGGAGGTACCAACACCCGCTGCTACGATGTATCTCTGGGCTAAACTGCCCGAATCTTGGCAAGGCAATTCGATGGACTTTGGCACGCAGTTAGTGGAAGCCACTGGCGTTGCTGTCGCTCCTGGTTCCGGGTTCGGTCAAGCCGGCGAAGGATATGTCCGCATGGCATTAGTGCAGGATGCGGCGAAATTAGAAGCAGCAGCAACAAAAATTGCTAAGTTTCTCCAACATTCATGA
- the egtD gene encoding L-histidine N(alpha)-methyltransferase — MSISFPTAHRESLDLSKRLKIDDLSDPTVTASANDGSDLIAGLTQEQKTIPCHYLYDDRGSELFEQICDLPEYYPTRTEAQILRENGRAIAQTTGNCELIELGSGSSTKTRLLFDAYAALGEPLYYIPIDVSAGILETSAQQLLADYPRLKIHGLIGTYQQALQHLPPSPLSKRMVFFLGSSLGNFAPEQCREIFQDVKNALHPGDYFLLGLDLQKSKSILEPAYDDSQGVTAEFNYNLLDHLNRRFQGNFNRQYFRHWTFYNSELGQIETYLRSTRPQTVQLKALDLTVDFTAGETIHTEISRKFNLQEMDQELSQAGLKVLNTYTDPQDWFALLLCQVTP, encoded by the coding sequence ATGTCCATTTCCTTCCCAACTGCGCATCGGGAATCCCTTGATCTTTCAAAACGGTTGAAGATTGATGATTTAAGTGATCCGACAGTTACTGCCTCTGCCAATGATGGCTCTGATCTAATTGCAGGTTTGACCCAAGAACAAAAAACAATTCCCTGTCACTATCTCTATGATGATCGCGGTTCGGAATTATTTGAGCAGATTTGTGATTTACCGGAATATTATCCTACGCGCACCGAAGCGCAAATTTTAAGAGAGAATGGGCGCGCGATCGCGCAAACGACTGGCAATTGCGAATTGATTGAACTCGGAAGTGGCAGTTCGACCAAAACTCGCCTCTTATTTGATGCCTATGCTGCCCTGGGAGAGCCTTTATATTATATTCCCATTGATGTCAGTGCTGGAATATTAGAAACCAGTGCCCAACAACTCTTAGCTGATTATCCCCGTCTCAAAATTCATGGTTTAATTGGCACTTATCAACAAGCGCTACAGCATCTTCCTCCTTCTCCTTTATCAAAGCGTATGGTGTTCTTTCTCGGTAGTTCTCTGGGCAATTTTGCCCCAGAACAGTGTCGAGAAATTTTCCAAGATGTGAAGAACGCGCTTCACCCAGGGGATTATTTTTTATTAGGACTAGACTTACAAAAATCGAAATCTATCCTCGAACCAGCTTATGACGATAGCCAAGGCGTTACGGCAGAGTTTAACTATAATTTATTGGATCACTTAAACCGTCGCTTCCAGGGCAACTTCAACCGTCAATATTTCCGACATTGGACATTCTATAATTCTGAACTGGGACAAATTGAAACCTATCTCCGTTCCACTCGTCCGCAAACCGTGCAATTAAAAGCCCTTGATTTAACGGTAGATTTCACTGCAGGCGAAACCATCCATACAGAAATTTCTCGTAAGTTTAATTTGCAAGAAATGGACCAAGAACTTAGCCAAGCTGGATTGAAAGTGCTCAACACTTACACTGATCCTCAAGATTGGTTTGCACTCTTATTGTGTCAAGTCACCCCCTAA
- the psaC gene encoding photosystem I iron-sulfur center protein PsaC produces the protein MSHSVKIYDTCIGCTQCVRACPLDVLEMVPWDGCKAGQIASSPRTEDCIGCKRCETACPTDFLSVRVYLGAETTRSMGLAY, from the coding sequence ATGTCTCATAGCGTAAAAATTTACGATACCTGCATTGGCTGCACACAGTGTGTTCGTGCTTGTCCTCTCGATGTTTTAGAGATGGTTCCTTGGGATGGTTGTAAAGCGGGTCAAATTGCATCTTCTCCTCGGACTGAAGATTGCATCGGCTGCAAACGTTGCGAAACCGCTTGTCCAACTGACTTCCTCAGTGTCCGCGTCTATCTGGGTGCAGAAACAACCCGCAGTATGGGCTTAGCTTACTAG